A section of the Hevea brasiliensis isolate MT/VB/25A 57/8 chromosome 17, ASM3005281v1, whole genome shotgun sequence genome encodes:
- the LOC110669597 gene encoding uncharacterized protein LOC110669597 isoform X2 — protein MIGVGKIKQYSNVLDRSLSKGKQEVSLSAFAFLFSELVQYNQTQVDNISELERRLEDAGYAVGARVLELLCHREKVADSLEKGTEHEDEYMISEKELLVNRFISIPKDMGTFNCGAFVAGIVRGVLDGAGFPAVVTAHFVPMEGQQRPRTTILIKFAEEVLRREARLG, from the exons ATGATCGGAGTAGGCAAGATCAAGCAATACTCTAATGTTCTCGACAGATCACTAAGTAAGGGTAAACAAGAG GTCAGTTTGAGTGCATTTGCATTTTTGTTTTCGGAGCTTGTTCAATATAATCAGACTCAGGTTGACAACATTTCTGAATTAGAACGGAG GCTCGAGGATGCAGGCTATGCTGTTGGGGCTCGAGTTCTTGAACTTCTTTGCCATAGAGAAAAG GTAGCTGACTCCCTTGAGAAAGGCACTGAACATGAAGATGAATACATGATCAGTGAGAAGGAGCTTCTTGTGAACAG aTTTATTTCCATTCCAAAAGACATGGGGACATTTAATTGTGGAGCATTTGTTGCTGGAATAGTGAGG GGTGTTTTGGATGGTGCAGGTTTTCCAGCAGTAGTAACAGCTCATTTTGTTCCTATGGAGGGTCAACAGCGACCTCGGACAACCATTTTGATAAAATTTGCTGAAgag GTGCTAAGAAGAGAAGCAAGATTAGGTTGA
- the LOC110669597 gene encoding uncharacterized protein LOC110669597 isoform X1 — protein sequence MIGVGKIKQYSNVLDRSLSKGKQEVSLSAFAFLFSELVQYNQTQVDNISELERRLEDAGYAVGARVLELLCHREKGNRRETRLLGILSFVHSTVWKVLFGKVADSLEKGTEHEDEYMISEKELLVNRFISIPKDMGTFNCGAFVAGIVRGVLDGAGFPAVVTAHFVPMEGQQRPRTTILIKFAEEVLRREARLG from the exons ATGATCGGAGTAGGCAAGATCAAGCAATACTCTAATGTTCTCGACAGATCACTAAGTAAGGGTAAACAAGAG GTCAGTTTGAGTGCATTTGCATTTTTGTTTTCGGAGCTTGTTCAATATAATCAGACTCAGGTTGACAACATTTCTGAATTAGAACGGAG GCTCGAGGATGCAGGCTATGCTGTTGGGGCTCGAGTTCTTGAACTTCTTTGCCATAGAGAAAAG GGAAATAGAAGGGAAACTCGATTATTGGGTATTTTGTCTTTTGTACACAGCACAGTGTGGAAGGTGTTGTTTGGAAAA GTAGCTGACTCCCTTGAGAAAGGCACTGAACATGAAGATGAATACATGATCAGTGAGAAGGAGCTTCTTGTGAACAG aTTTATTTCCATTCCAAAAGACATGGGGACATTTAATTGTGGAGCATTTGTTGCTGGAATAGTGAGG GGTGTTTTGGATGGTGCAGGTTTTCCAGCAGTAGTAACAGCTCATTTTGTTCCTATGGAGGGTCAACAGCGACCTCGGACAACCATTTTGATAAAATTTGCTGAAgag GTGCTAAGAAGAGAAGCAAGATTAGGTTGA